A genomic window from Phoenix dactylifera cultivar Barhee BC4 chromosome 7, palm_55x_up_171113_PBpolish2nd_filt_p, whole genome shotgun sequence includes:
- the LOC103710591 gene encoding ankyrin repeat and SAM domain-containing protein 6 isoform X2 yields MYADREASGTKRSIQERLNGGLADDVGRTRYATGKRQRQTDDRWKHDLYKDDEGPQVSNLRLKLQKKDMQQVYQGGKRSGVRDLREKLSGTMNPLPTSTHLPKPKPVSEIVKPVQKTDAAEATVLDTKKVPAPASSKKQSKQKSELSVDSLLRSLGLEKYSITFQAEEVDMTALMHMTDADLKALGIPMGPRKKILLALDSRD; encoded by the exons ATGTACGCGGATCGGGAGGCTTCCGGGACGAAGAGATCGATCCAGGAGCGCCTCAATGGCGGCCTGGCCGACGATGTCGGCCGGACCAGATACGCCACCGGGAAAAG GCAACGCCAAACTGATGACAGATGGAAACATGATCTTTACAAGGATGATGAAGGACCTCAAGTTTCAA ATCTTCGATTGAAGCTTCAGAAAAAAGACATGCAGCAAGTTTATCAAGGTGGGAAGAGATCTGGAGTACGAGATCTTCGTGAAAAGCTATCTGGCACAATGAACCCACTGCCAACCAGTACTCATCTGCCCAAACCTAAGCCAGTCTCTGAAATTGTTAAACCTGTTCAAAAAACCGACGCTGCTGAAGCAACTGTACTGGACACTAAAAAAGTCCCTGCCCCAGCTTCTTCTAAGAAGCAGTCTAAGCAAAAG TCTGAGTTGTCAGTGGACAGTTTATTGCGATCTCTCGGTCTAGAGAAGTATTCAATAACATTCCAGGCAGAGGAG GTTGATATGACAGCTCTTATGCATATGACTGATGCAGATCTAAAGGCTTTAGGAATTCCAATG GGTCCTaggaaaaaaatacttttggcctTGGATTCTAGAGACTAG
- the LOC103710591 gene encoding ankyrin repeat and SAM domain-containing protein 6 isoform X1: MYADREASGTKRSIQERLNGGLADDVGRTRYATGKRQRQTDDRWKHDLYKDDEGPQVSIGAKDLRLKLQKKDMQQVYQGGKRSGVRDLREKLSGTMNPLPTSTHLPKPKPVSEIVKPVQKTDAAEATVLDTKKVPAPASSKKQSKQKSELSVDSLLRSLGLEKYSITFQAEEVDMTALMHMTDADLKALGIPMGPRKKILLALDSRD; this comes from the exons ATGTACGCGGATCGGGAGGCTTCCGGGACGAAGAGATCGATCCAGGAGCGCCTCAATGGCGGCCTGGCCGACGATGTCGGCCGGACCAGATACGCCACCGGGAAAAG GCAACGCCAAACTGATGACAGATGGAAACATGATCTTTACAAGGATGATGAAGGACCTCAAGTTTCAA TTGGTGCCAAAGATCTTCGATTGAAGCTTCAGAAAAAAGACATGCAGCAAGTTTATCAAGGTGGGAAGAGATCTGGAGTACGAGATCTTCGTGAAAAGCTATCTGGCACAATGAACCCACTGCCAACCAGTACTCATCTGCCCAAACCTAAGCCAGTCTCTGAAATTGTTAAACCTGTTCAAAAAACCGACGCTGCTGAAGCAACTGTACTGGACACTAAAAAAGTCCCTGCCCCAGCTTCTTCTAAGAAGCAGTCTAAGCAAAAG TCTGAGTTGTCAGTGGACAGTTTATTGCGATCTCTCGGTCTAGAGAAGTATTCAATAACATTCCAGGCAGAGGAG GTTGATATGACAGCTCTTATGCATATGACTGATGCAGATCTAAAGGCTTTAGGAATTCCAATG GGTCCTaggaaaaaaatacttttggcctTGGATTCTAGAGACTAG
- the LOC103710593 gene encoding LOW QUALITY PROTEIN: uncharacterized protein LOC103710593 (The sequence of the model RefSeq protein was modified relative to this genomic sequence to represent the inferred CDS: deleted 2 bases in 2 codons) — protein MPLGSGGAGERPAKLFLFAAASGGGGIVGRLATLFVSADRGVDLGAVGRALGLDPSTVRLNGHFLSRGPDLVSSVTWGSLLSFFASRGFPSGRSDHDAVVVQGKSAATQGLQFLIWKMGITYLQEESQVGK, from the exons ATGCCGCTCGGGAGCGGTGGCGCTGGAGAGAGACCCGCCAAGCTCTTCCTCTTCGCCGCCgcgagcggcggcggcggcatcgTTGGGAGGCTAGCGACGCTTTTCGTCTCCGCTGACCGAGGGGTGGACCTGGGAGCTGTTGGGCGGGCCCTGGGGCTGGACCCGTCGACGGTGAGGCTCAACGGCCACTTCCTCAGCCGCGGC CCCGACCTCGTCTCCTCCGTCACCTGGGGATCC CTACTCTCCTTCTTCGCCTCCCGTGGGTTCCCCTCCGGCCGCTCCGATCACGACGCCGTTGTCGTCCAAGGGAAGTCTGCTGCTACCCAAG GATTGCAATTTCTGATTTGGAAGATGGGAATTACCTATCTTCAAGAGGAAAGTCAGGTTGGAAAATGA
- the LOC103710592 gene encoding LOW QUALITY PROTEIN: kinetochore protein NUF2 homolog (The sequence of the model RefSeq protein was modified relative to this genomic sequence to represent the inferred CDS: inserted 3 bases in 3 codons; deleted 2 bases in 2 codons): protein MSTFSFPERPAAEIVAVLAQTGVASLEQEELANPSADVVCALYSNFLSYVDPIGSYDPDNQMAFSSLQLLXNPEHHDDAIKXLDLYRKVKEVLVSIRFGSFNLRDLLKPDPRRTSQILSTIVNFLYYREDKLSMLRPIADQFPSYDEKRTELETRIAELNKEILDHEAACQMEEPMVQQLEVEVKELRQTIQNYNKQQMSLKTLAKGLKEKTDAINDKISQADFELVKNVQXNSKLLSKIVQSPDKLQRALEEKKANRAEVKNSERLAMQSVQEKNVTLEVYSKAYEKMSKHFSQVQTIQEQKFYSSDTSDGDIQAKTIEKEVKALKAKLSDEGVSNMSLEAKIVERQGKAKQAEELVKVTERERDMRHAEEIQRLNTLRAEMEWKLQCLEPRERKVEAMVAKGDILCSEASLVRESGKTNNKSFMQNLKKLFMHFITTQIRSVH from the exons ATGTCGACGTTCTCGTTCCCCGAGCGGCCGGCGGCGGAGATCGTCGCCGTCCTCGCCCAGACCGGTGTCGCCTCCCTCGAGCAGGAGGAACTCGCGAACCCCTCCGCCGACGTCGTCTGCGCCCTCTACTCCAACTTCCTCTCTTACGTAGATCCCATTGGGTC gTATGATCCCGACAACCAGATGGCCTTCAGCTCGCTGCAGTTAC GAAACCCGGAGCATCACGACGATGCCATCA ATCTCGATCTCTACCGCAAGGTCAAGGAAGTTCTCGTCTCCATCCGCTTCGGGAGCTTCAATCTCCGTGACCTCCTCAAGCCCGATCCCAGGCGGACCTCCCAGATCCTCAGCACCATCGTCAATTTCCTATACTACAG GGAAGACAAGCTGAGCATGCTGCGGCCAATTGCGGATCAGTTCCCAAGCTACGACGAAAAGCGAACAGAACTCGAGACTAGGATTGCTGAG CTGAACAAGGAGATTTTGGACCATGAGGCTGCATGCCAGATGGAGGAGCCCATGGTTCAGCAATTGGAAGTCGAGGTCAAAGAGTTGAGGCAGACCATACAGAACTATAACAAGCAGCAGATGTCGTTGAAGACACTGGCCAAAGGACTCAAGGAGAAGACTGATGCTATCAATGATAAG ATCTCTCAAGCTGATTTTGAGTTAGTGAAAAATGTGC GAAATTCCAAGCTGTTGTCTAAAATTGTTCAATCCCCGGACAAGCTACAG AGGGCTCTTGAAGAGAAAAAGGCAAATCGAGCTGAGGTGAAGAACTCTGAAAGGCTGGCAATGCAGAGTGTTCAAGAGAAAAATGTCACTTTGGAGGTGTATTCAAAG GCTTATGAAAAAATGTCCAAGCATTTCTCACAGGTGCAGACTATACAGGAACAA AAATTCTACTCAAGCGATACTTCTGATGGTGAT ATTCAGGCCAAAACTATTGAGAAGGAAGTTAAGGCACTGAAAGCT AAGCTGAGTGATGAAGGGGTTTCAAATATGTCTCTGGAAGCAAAAATAGTTGAACGACAAGGAAAAG CAAAACAAGCTGAGGAGTTGGTCAAGGTaacagaaagagagagggatatGAGGCATGCAGAGGAGATTCAGAGACTTAACACTTTAAGGGCAGAA ATGGAATGGAAGCTACAATGTCTGGAACCAAGGGAAAGAAAGGTGGAAGCAATGGTTGCGAAG GGTGATATCTTATGTTCAGAAGCCAGTTTAGTAAGAGAATCCGGAAAGACAAACAACAAGAGCTTCATGCAAAACTTGAAGAAATTGTTCATGCA TTTCATAACTACTCAAATACGATCGGTTCATTGA